In a single window of the Atlantibacter hermannii genome:
- the lamB_1 gene encoding outer membrane porin — protein sequence MNNIKKLPLTMAVLAALCPISALAQEFTQEQIDAIVAKAVDKALAERQAKIDAAVNKKADVITEPQSPAQTPDMAIPFGVKFSGYARYGAHYQTGDQKYVAVDGSYNGASAIGRLGNEGNGGEFQLSKAFKSNNGAIWDVNVMIDHWGDEVNLKKAYAGVTNLFASNPDAYLWAGRDFHQRPQQGINDYFWMNHDGQGAGIKNFDLGGVKFDVATVAAVESCSPEVMDDEANPSRITCTGGSGTGDKGNYAVTSKVHGMKIGPLDLELYGNYGFDSKAVDSDQRLKAWQGGVVLSHTNDSGVNKVIARYSDNSDNSVYNKTDDLTTVYASFEGSHKFTQQAQIEYLLAFHDYDNSKNSSDNRRNYGAIVRPMYFWNDVHSTWLEAGYQRVDYDNGGDNHGWKVTLSQNVSIAMGPEFRPMLRFYVTGGEVDNERTARVNGTDDQQLDSFNIGAMWEAWF from the coding sequence GTTCTGGCCGCGCTTTGCCCAATTTCCGCTCTGGCACAGGAATTTACCCAGGAGCAAATCGACGCCATCGTGGCGAAAGCGGTGGATAAAGCCCTCGCCGAGCGACAGGCTAAAATCGATGCGGCAGTTAATAAAAAGGCCGATGTGATAACCGAACCGCAAAGCCCTGCTCAAACGCCGGACATGGCCATCCCCTTTGGCGTGAAGTTTAGCGGCTATGCCCGTTACGGGGCGCATTATCAAACCGGCGACCAGAAATACGTTGCGGTGGACGGTTCCTATAACGGCGCGTCGGCAATTGGCCGTTTAGGCAACGAAGGCAACGGCGGCGAATTCCAGCTTTCCAAAGCGTTTAAGAGCAATAACGGCGCGATTTGGGACGTCAATGTGATGATTGACCACTGGGGTGATGAAGTGAACCTCAAAAAGGCGTATGCCGGGGTGACGAACCTGTTCGCTTCTAATCCTGACGCCTACCTGTGGGCCGGTCGTGATTTCCATCAGCGTCCGCAACAGGGCATCAACGATTATTTCTGGATGAACCACGACGGGCAGGGCGCGGGTATCAAGAACTTTGACCTCGGCGGCGTCAAGTTTGACGTGGCCACCGTAGCGGCGGTGGAATCCTGTAGTCCGGAAGTGATGGATGACGAAGCCAACCCGTCACGCATCACCTGCACCGGCGGATCGGGCACCGGCGATAAAGGCAACTACGCGGTGACGTCGAAAGTGCACGGCATGAAGATTGGTCCGTTGGATCTGGAGTTGTACGGCAACTACGGTTTCGATTCCAAAGCCGTCGACAGCGACCAGCGCCTGAAGGCCTGGCAGGGCGGAGTGGTGTTGAGCCACACTAATGACAGCGGCGTCAACAAAGTTATCGCCCGCTACTCCGATAACTCGGACAACAGCGTCTATAACAAAACCGACGATCTCACCACCGTTTACGCCAGCTTTGAAGGCAGCCATAAATTTACCCAACAGGCGCAAATAGAGTACCTGTTAGCGTTCCATGACTACGACAACAGCAAAAACAGCAGCGATAACCGTCGCAACTACGGCGCGATTGTCCGTCCGATGTACTTCTGGAACGATGTCCATTCCACCTGGCTTGAAGCAGGTTACCAGCGCGTGGATTATGACAATGGCGGCGATAACCATGGCTGGAAAGTCACCCTGTCGCAGAACGTGTCCATTGCCATGGGGCCGGAGTTCCGTCCGATGCTGCGTTTCTACGTGACCGGCGGCGAAGTGGATAATGAGCGCACCGCGCGCGTCAACGGTACTGACGATCAGCAACTGGATTCGTTCAATATCGGCGCGATGTGGGAAGCCTGGTTCTGA
- the yeaP_2 gene encoding putative signal transduction protein yields the protein MSDFILSRISETLASENSLEGLVRKLLETLEIVTEMDSTYLTKVEVEQGKQLILFSRNSKEMQIPEGMSVPWGDTLCKRAMDEGCLYTNDVAGRWGDSAAAKALGVRTYVSTPVQLDDGTLYGTLCAASSDKKDLSVRAEYVLRLFAGLIAQYVQKDSLLEQLREANAALIAHSYTDPLTNLPNRRAIFKNLDALFSIARHMKRTVIIAFIDLDDFKEINDLHGHETGDLFLIQVSDRLSAGVSKDDIIGRLGGDEFLVAELGGAVDAPQEKNASRLKARLNGLLTGKYLLRDVALNYGGASIGIYVAQPAQEDPDSALRKADADMYIDKNARRQR from the coding sequence ATGTCTGATTTTATTCTGTCACGGATTTCAGAAACTCTGGCCTCGGAAAACTCACTGGAAGGGCTGGTCAGAAAACTGCTGGAAACCCTGGAAATAGTGACGGAGATGGACTCCACCTATTTGACCAAGGTGGAAGTGGAACAAGGTAAGCAGCTGATCTTGTTTTCGCGCAACAGCAAGGAAATGCAGATCCCTGAAGGCATGAGCGTGCCCTGGGGAGACACGCTGTGCAAACGCGCGATGGATGAGGGTTGCCTGTACACCAACGATGTGGCGGGGCGCTGGGGCGATTCCGCCGCCGCAAAAGCGCTTGGCGTGCGGACGTATGTCAGTACGCCCGTTCAGCTTGACGATGGCACGCTGTACGGTACGCTGTGCGCCGCCAGCTCGGACAAAAAAGATCTGTCAGTACGCGCCGAATATGTGCTGCGTCTGTTTGCCGGATTGATCGCCCAGTACGTGCAGAAAGATTCCCTGCTTGAACAGTTGCGTGAAGCCAACGCCGCGTTGATTGCGCACTCTTATACCGATCCGCTTACCAATCTTCCCAATCGCAGGGCGATTTTTAAGAATCTGGATGCGCTGTTTTCCATCGCCCGCCACATGAAACGCACGGTGATCATCGCGTTTATCGATCTGGACGATTTTAAAGAGATCAACGATCTGCACGGTCATGAAACCGGCGACCTGTTTTTGATTCAGGTGAGCGATCGACTCTCTGCGGGAGTCAGCAAGGACGATATTATTGGCCGTCTCGGTGGCGACGAGTTTTTAGTGGCGGAATTGGGCGGCGCAGTGGATGCTCCCCAGGAAAAAAACGCCTCCAGACTGAAGGCGCGCCTAAATGGGTTACTGACAGGCAAATACCTTCTCAGGGATGTCGCGCTGAACTATGGCGGTGCCAGCATCGGGATTTACGTCGCGCAGCCTGCTCAGGAAGACCCTGACAGCGCGCTGCGAAAAGCCGACGCCGACATGTATATTGATAAAAACGCCCGACGGCAGCGTTAA
- the agp gene encoding glucose-1-phosphatase, producing the protein MNKKIIALALSSVCCIPALASAQTAPEGYQLQQVLLMSRHNLRAPLANNGSVLEQSTAQQWPEWDVPGGQLTTKGGVLEVYMGHYFREWLADQGLVKNGECPTAHRVYAYANSLQRTVATAQFFITGAFPGCDIPVHHQEKMGTMDPTFNPVITNTSPEFQQAALKAMETQREHSQLDESYRLLEAVTGYENSPACKEKQVCDLTAAKDTFSAKPTEEPGVSGPLKVGNSLVDAFTLQYYEGFPMDEVAWGQIKTDKQWSVLSKLKNTYQDTLFTSPEVARNVSAPLVKYIQKSLVAEKQGPTITVLVGHDSNIASLLTALDFRPYQLPHQYERTPIGGKIMFQRWHDTKANRDLMKVEYVYQSSQQLRDATPLNLESPPQRVTLQLNGCPTDSDGFCPWDKFTGVLEEAVK; encoded by the coding sequence ATGAATAAAAAAATAATCGCGCTGGCGCTCTCCTCCGTATGCTGTATTCCGGCCCTGGCCAGTGCGCAAACTGCGCCTGAGGGTTATCAACTCCAGCAGGTGTTGCTGATGAGCCGTCATAACTTGCGTGCGCCGCTTGCCAATAACGGCAGCGTGCTGGAGCAATCCACTGCGCAACAATGGCCGGAATGGGATGTGCCGGGCGGACAACTCACCACCAAGGGCGGCGTCCTTGAAGTCTATATGGGGCACTATTTCCGCGAATGGCTTGCCGATCAGGGGTTAGTGAAGAATGGCGAATGCCCCACCGCGCATCGCGTTTACGCCTATGCCAACAGCCTGCAACGCACGGTCGCCACTGCGCAGTTCTTTATCACCGGCGCATTTCCCGGCTGCGATATCCCGGTTCATCATCAGGAAAAAATGGGCACCATGGACCCGACCTTTAACCCGGTGATCACCAATACGTCGCCGGAGTTCCAACAGGCAGCGCTCAAAGCCATGGAAACCCAGCGCGAACATTCTCAACTGGATGAGAGCTACCGGCTGCTGGAGGCGGTGACCGGTTATGAAAATTCCCCCGCCTGTAAAGAGAAACAGGTCTGCGATTTAACCGCGGCAAAAGACACCTTCAGCGCCAAACCTACGGAAGAGCCGGGCGTAAGCGGCCCGCTTAAAGTGGGTAACTCGCTGGTGGATGCGTTCACACTCCAGTATTACGAAGGCTTTCCGATGGATGAAGTGGCCTGGGGGCAGATCAAGACCGACAAGCAGTGGAGCGTGTTATCGAAGCTGAAAAACACCTATCAGGACACCCTGTTTACTTCGCCGGAAGTTGCGCGCAACGTCTCCGCACCGCTGGTTAAATACATTCAAAAATCGCTGGTGGCGGAAAAGCAGGGGCCTACAATTACCGTGCTGGTCGGGCACGACTCCAATATTGCCTCACTGCTGACGGCGCTCGACTTCAGGCCTTATCAACTTCCGCATCAATACGAGCGTACCCCGATTGGGGGAAAAATCATGTTCCAGCGCTGGCATGACACCAAAGCCAATCGCGATCTCATGAAAGTGGAGTATGTGTATCAAAGCAGCCAGCAGCTGCGTGATGCGACGCCGTTAAACCTCGAGAGCCCGCCCCAGCGCGTAACGCTGCAACTTAACGGCTGCCCAACCGACAGCGACGGTTTTTGTCCGTGGGATAAATTTACCGGCGTGCTGGAGGAGGCAGTGAAATAA
- the yccJ gene encoding putative cytoplasmic protein YccJ yields MPNQQSKAHHVGEWATLRNTSPEIAEAIFEVADYDEKLAEKIWEEGNDEVLIRAFKKTDKDSLFWGEQTIERKNV; encoded by the coding sequence ATGCCAAATCAACAATCGAAAGCTCATCATGTCGGTGAATGGGCAACATTGCGCAATACCTCGCCTGAAATCGCCGAGGCCATCTTTGAGGTGGCAGACTACGACGAAAAACTGGCCGAGAAAATTTGGGAAGAAGGCAATGATGAAGTCCTGATCCGCGCCTTTAAGAAAACCGATAAAGACTCCCTGTTCTGGGGCGAGCAAACCATCGAACGTAAGAACGTCTGA
- the wrbA gene encoding flavoprotein Trp repressor-binding protein: protein MQNSEQGKVNILVLYYSMYGHIETMANAVAEGARSVGGVEVDIRRVPETMPPELFAKAGGKAQTTPEATVQELVNYDAIIVGTPTRFGNMSGQMRTFWDQTGGLWASGALYGKVASVFTSTGTGGGEEQTITSTWTTLAHHGMVLVPIGYGTKELFDISQVRGGTPYGASTLAGGDGSRQPSEEELSIARFQGQHVANLTVKLKS, encoded by the coding sequence ATGCAAAACAGTGAACAGGGTAAGGTCAACATCCTGGTGCTCTATTACTCCATGTACGGGCACATTGAAACAATGGCGAATGCGGTCGCCGAAGGGGCGCGGAGCGTGGGCGGTGTAGAAGTGGATATCCGACGCGTGCCCGAAACCATGCCGCCTGAACTGTTCGCAAAAGCGGGCGGTAAAGCGCAAACCACGCCTGAAGCAACGGTGCAGGAACTGGTTAATTACGACGCGATTATCGTGGGTACGCCAACCCGCTTCGGCAATATGTCTGGCCAGATGCGTACGTTCTGGGACCAGACCGGCGGGTTGTGGGCATCTGGCGCGCTGTACGGCAAGGTCGCCAGCGTGTTTACGTCCACCGGGACCGGCGGCGGCGAGGAACAAACGATCACCTCGACCTGGACCACGCTCGCGCATCACGGCATGGTGCTGGTACCAATCGGTTACGGCACCAAAGAACTGTTTGATATTTCCCAGGTACGCGGCGGTACGCCTTATGGCGCCAGCACCCTCGCAGGCGGCGACGGTTCGCGCCAGCCTTCTGAAGAAGAATTATCGATTGCCCGTTTTCAGGGCCAACATGTCGCCAACCTGACGGTTAAACTTAAAAGCTAA
- a CDS encoding Stress-induced protein, KGG, repeat — translation MANHRGGSGNFAENRERAAEAGRKGGQASGGNFKNDPQRASEAGKKGGKNSHGGNRGGE, via the coding sequence ATGGCAAATCATCGTGGCGGTTCAGGTAATTTTGCTGAAAATCGTGAGCGGGCGGCTGAAGCGGGCCGTAAAGGCGGCCAGGCCAGCGGCGGAAACTTCAAAAACGACCCTCAGCGTGCCTCTGAAGCAGGCAAAAAAGGCGGTAAAAACAGCCACGGCGGGAATCGCGGTGGTGAGTAG
- the yedA_1 gene encoding putative transmembrane protein, with protein MPSLRQRYQFSVKPQEALLILITMFWGGTFLAVQYAVTLSDPFFFVGLRFATAALAVGILSLNTLRGLTRLELRAGVCIGIAIAMGYSLQTWGLQSIPSSKSAFITAMYVPLVPLLQWLCLGRLPGLMSWIGVALAFIGLVFLAGPDGNLLALGQGEIITLVGAVAIAAEIILISAWAGKVDIRRVTVVQLAVASLVSFMMMVPAGESVPPLSSGLLIVALGLGVFSAIIQVTMNWAQRSVSPTRATVIYTGEPVWAGIFGRMAGERLPAIALLGGLCIVLGVLVSELKLKKKPAREQTGEQTDS; from the coding sequence ATGCCTTCGTTACGCCAGCGCTATCAATTCTCTGTTAAACCCCAGGAAGCGTTACTGATCCTCATCACCATGTTCTGGGGCGGGACGTTTCTTGCGGTGCAATACGCCGTCACCCTTAGCGATCCGTTCTTCTTTGTCGGGCTGCGTTTTGCCACGGCAGCGCTGGCGGTCGGCATACTGTCGCTCAACACGCTGCGCGGCCTGACGCGCCTTGAACTCAGGGCGGGGGTGTGTATCGGTATCGCTATCGCCATGGGCTACAGTCTGCAAACCTGGGGGCTTCAGTCGATTCCCAGCAGCAAGTCGGCATTTATCACGGCGATGTATGTGCCGCTGGTGCCGTTGTTGCAGTGGCTGTGTCTCGGCAGGCTGCCAGGGTTAATGTCCTGGATCGGCGTGGCGCTGGCGTTTATCGGGCTGGTGTTTCTTGCCGGGCCGGACGGCAATTTACTGGCGCTGGGGCAGGGCGAAATCATTACCCTCGTTGGCGCTGTCGCGATTGCCGCTGAAATCATTCTGATCAGCGCGTGGGCGGGTAAAGTTGACATCAGGCGCGTCACCGTAGTGCAACTGGCGGTCGCCTCGCTGGTGTCGTTTATGATGATGGTCCCGGCAGGCGAAAGCGTTCCGCCGCTTTCCAGTGGCCTGCTGATCGTGGCACTGGGCCTCGGTGTGTTCAGCGCGATTATTCAGGTCACCATGAACTGGGCCCAGCGCAGCGTATCGCCAACGCGGGCCACGGTGATTTACACCGGCGAACCGGTGTGGGCCGGGATTTTTGGCCGTATGGCCGGGGAGCGTCTGCCGGCAATCGCCCTGCTGGGCGGTTTATGCATTGTACTGGGCGTGCTGGTCAGTGAGTTAAAACTGAAAAAGAAGCCTGCCCGCGAGCAGACTGGGGAACAAACGGACAGTTAA
- the ycdC gene encoding transcriptional regulator YcdC, whose protein sequence is MTQGSKNGGKRSKAVAAKRDAILQAGLSQFAKYGIHGATLEHIAECAGVSKTNLLYYFPSKDVLYIEVLKQILSIWLAPLRAFRRDLEPLAAIGEYIRLKMEVSRDYPEASRLFCMEMLQGAPLLMGELDGDVRPLVEEKSAIVAAWVAQGKLAPVDPHHLIFMIWATTQHYADFSVQVEAVTGATLKDDAFFRHTVENVQRMIIDGIRPR, encoded by the coding sequence ATGACACAGGGAAGCAAAAACGGCGGGAAACGATCGAAAGCCGTGGCGGCAAAGCGGGACGCTATTTTACAGGCCGGTCTCAGCCAGTTCGCAAAGTACGGCATTCATGGCGCTACCCTTGAGCACATCGCCGAATGCGCCGGCGTGTCGAAAACTAATCTGCTGTACTATTTTCCGTCAAAGGACGTTCTTTATATCGAGGTACTAAAACAGATTCTGTCGATCTGGCTGGCGCCGCTGCGGGCGTTTCGCCGGGATCTGGAGCCGCTGGCCGCCATTGGCGAGTATATCCGGCTCAAGATGGAAGTTTCCCGGGATTATCCCGAGGCTTCACGGCTGTTCTGTATGGAGATGCTGCAGGGCGCGCCACTGTTGATGGGCGAACTCGACGGGGATGTGCGACCGCTGGTGGAGGAGAAGTCTGCTATCGTCGCTGCCTGGGTGGCGCAGGGAAAACTGGCGCCTGTCGATCCCCATCACCTGATTTTTATGATTTGGGCGACAACCCAACATTACGCGGATTTTTCAGTGCAGGTCGAAGCGGTAACCGGCGCCACGCTAAAAGATGACGCCTTTTTTCGCCACACGGTGGAAAACGTCCAGCGTATGATCATTGACGGTATTCGCCCGCGTTAA
- the putA gene encoding trifunctional transcriptional regulator/proline dehydrogenase/pyrroline-5-carboxylate dehydrogenase: protein MGTTTMGVKLDDATRERIKSAASKIDRTPHWLIKQAIFNYLERLENNDTLPELPALLAGAANESDEASGVTSEENHQPFLEFAEQILPQSVNRAAITAAWRRPETDAVPMLLEQARLSPEMSSQTHQLAWKLAEKLRNQKTATGRAGMVQSLLQEFSLSSQEGVALMCLAEALLRIPDKATRDALIRDKISNGNWQSHIGRSPSLFVNAATWGLLFTGRLVSTHNEANLSRSLNRIIGKSGEPLIRKGVDMAMRLMGEQFVTGETIAEALANARKLEEKGFRYSYDMLGEAALTAADAQAYMVSYQQAIHAIGKASNGRGIYEGPGISIKLSALHPRYSRAQYDRVMEELYPRLKSLTLLARQYDIGINIDAEEADRLEISLDLLEKLCFEPELAGWNGIGFVIQAYMKRCPFVIDYLIDLATRSRRRLMIRLVKGAYWDSEIKRAQVEGLEGYPVYTRKVYTDVSYLACAKKLLAVPNLIYPQFATHNAHTLSAIYHLAGQNYYPGQYEFQCLHGMGEPLYEQVVGKVADGKLNRPCRIYAPVGTHETLLAYLVRRLLENGANTSFVNRIADATLPLDELVACPVAAVEKLAAQEGVPGLPHPRIPRPVDLYGNGRANSAGIDLANEHRLASLSSALLNSAAQKWLAQPILEDTVQEGEMSPVVNPAEPLDIVGYTRETTPDEVNLALQSAVNHAPIWFATPPQERAAILERAAVLMEDQMQTLIGVLVREAGKTFNNAIAEVREAVDFLRYYAGQVRDDFDNETHRPLGPVVCISPWNFPLAIFTGQVAAALAAGNSVLAKPAEQTPLIAAIGVRILLDAGVPAGVVQLLPGRGETVGAQLTGDERVRGVMFTGSTEVATLLQRNIATRLDPQGRPTPLIAETGGLNAMIVDSSALTEQVVVDVVSSAFDSAGQRCSALRVLCLQDDIADHTLTMLRGAMAECRMGNPERLTTDIGPVIDAEAKENIENHIQAMRAKGRPVFQAVREHQDDAREWQSGTFVKPTLIELERFDELKKEVFGPVLHVVRYNRSNLPALIEQINAAGYGLTLGVHTRIDETIAQVTGSASVGNMYVNRNMVGAVVGVQPFGGEGLSGTGPKAGGPLYLYRLLANRPDNAVVTTFNRNNSLPADSQLRATLLQPHEALTQWAANRPALKALCEAWAEQAQTGVQRVLPGPTGERNTYTLLPRERVLCLADNEEDALVQLAAVTSSASRALWPEDKLHRELAAKLPAAVAQRIDFAGADSLMSQHFDAVIYHGDSDQLRTLCENVAARDGAIVSVQGFARGETNLLLERLWIERSLSVNTAAAGGNASLMTIG, encoded by the coding sequence ATGGGCACCACCACCATGGGCGTGAAACTGGATGATGCGACGCGTGAGCGCATCAAGTCCGCCGCGTCAAAAATCGATCGCACCCCCCACTGGCTGATTAAGCAGGCCATTTTTAATTATCTGGAGCGTCTGGAAAATAACGACACGCTGCCGGAACTCCCTGCCCTGCTGGCGGGCGCTGCCAATGAGAGCGATGAAGCCAGCGGCGTCACCAGCGAAGAAAATCACCAACCGTTCCTGGAATTCGCGGAGCAGATCCTGCCGCAATCCGTTAATCGCGCTGCCATCACCGCCGCATGGCGTCGTCCGGAAACCGACGCGGTGCCAATGCTGCTGGAGCAGGCGCGATTGTCGCCGGAAATGTCCAGCCAGACCCATCAGCTGGCTTGGAAACTGGCGGAAAAACTGCGTAACCAGAAAACCGCCACCGGGCGTGCCGGCATGGTGCAAAGCCTGTTGCAGGAATTCTCGCTCTCTTCCCAGGAAGGCGTGGCGCTGATGTGCCTCGCGGAAGCGTTACTGCGTATTCCCGATAAAGCGACCCGCGATGCGTTGATTCGCGACAAAATCAGTAACGGCAACTGGCAATCTCACATTGGCCGCAGCCCGTCGCTGTTTGTGAACGCCGCGACCTGGGGCCTGTTATTTACCGGCCGTCTGGTCTCCACCCACAACGAAGCCAACCTGTCCCGCTCCCTGAACCGGATTATTGGCAAGAGCGGCGAACCGCTGATCCGCAAAGGCGTGGATATGGCGATGCGCCTGATGGGCGAACAGTTTGTTACCGGCGAGACCATTGCTGAAGCGCTGGCGAATGCCCGTAAACTGGAAGAGAAAGGTTTCCGTTACTCCTACGATATGCTCGGCGAAGCCGCGCTCACCGCCGCCGATGCCCAGGCTTATATGGTCTCTTATCAGCAGGCGATTCATGCCATCGGTAAAGCCTCGAATGGTCGCGGCATTTATGAAGGCCCCGGGATCTCTATCAAGCTATCGGCGCTGCATCCGCGCTATAGCCGCGCCCAGTATGACCGGGTGATGGAAGAACTTTACCCGCGCCTGAAATCCCTGACGCTGCTGGCCCGCCAGTATGATATCGGTATCAACATCGATGCCGAAGAAGCCGATCGCCTGGAAATCTCCCTCGATCTGCTGGAGAAGCTCTGTTTTGAACCGGAGCTGGCTGGCTGGAACGGCATCGGCTTTGTCATTCAGGCCTATATGAAGCGCTGCCCGTTCGTGATTGATTACCTGATTGATCTGGCAACCCGTAGCCGCCGCCGTCTGATGATCCGTCTGGTGAAAGGCGCGTACTGGGACAGCGAAATCAAACGCGCCCAGGTGGAAGGGCTGGAAGGCTATCCGGTGTATACCCGTAAGGTGTATACCGATGTCTCTTATCTCGCCTGCGCGAAAAAACTGTTGGCAGTGCCTAACCTGATTTATCCGCAGTTCGCCACCCATAACGCCCATACGCTGTCGGCGATTTATCATCTCGCCGGACAGAATTACTACCCCGGCCAGTATGAGTTCCAGTGCCTGCACGGCATGGGTGAACCGCTGTACGAGCAGGTTGTAGGTAAAGTGGCTGACGGCAAACTCAACCGTCCGTGCCGTATTTACGCCCCGGTCGGCACCCACGAAACCCTGCTGGCTTACCTGGTGCGCCGCCTGCTGGAAAACGGTGCCAACACCTCGTTCGTTAACCGTATCGCCGACGCCACCCTGCCGCTGGATGAGCTGGTGGCCTGCCCTGTCGCCGCCGTCGAAAAACTCGCCGCGCAGGAAGGTGTTCCTGGTCTGCCGCATCCGCGTATTCCGCGCCCGGTGGATCTGTATGGTAACGGACGCGCCAACTCCGCCGGTATCGACCTGGCAAACGAACACCGCCTGGCGTCGCTCTCATCGGCATTGCTGAACAGCGCGGCGCAGAAATGGCTGGCTCAGCCGATCCTGGAAGACACCGTTCAGGAGGGCGAAATGTCGCCGGTGGTCAACCCGGCAGAACCGCTGGACATTGTGGGCTATACCCGCGAAACCACGCCGGATGAGGTCAACCTGGCGCTGCAAAGTGCGGTGAACCATGCACCGATCTGGTTTGCGACACCGCCACAGGAGCGAGCCGCTATTCTGGAGCGCGCGGCTGTGCTGATGGAAGACCAGATGCAAACCCTGATTGGCGTGCTGGTACGCGAAGCGGGGAAAACCTTCAATAATGCCATTGCTGAAGTGCGCGAAGCGGTGGACTTCCTGCGCTACTACGCCGGACAGGTTCGGGATGATTTCGACAACGAAACCCATCGTCCGCTCGGCCCGGTGGTTTGTATCAGCCCGTGGAACTTCCCGCTGGCTATCTTTACCGGTCAGGTTGCGGCGGCGCTGGCCGCAGGCAACAGCGTACTGGCGAAACCCGCCGAGCAAACGCCGCTGATTGCCGCCATCGGCGTGCGCATTCTTCTGGATGCGGGCGTACCGGCAGGGGTTGTGCAGTTGCTGCCGGGTCGTGGTGAAACCGTCGGCGCGCAGTTGACCGGCGACGAGCGAGTGCGCGGCGTCATGTTCACCGGCTCGACCGAGGTCGCGACACTGTTGCAACGTAATATCGCTACCCGTCTCGATCCGCAGGGCCGTCCAACGCCGCTGATTGCCGAAACCGGTGGACTGAACGCCATGATTGTCGACTCCTCTGCCCTTACTGAGCAGGTCGTGGTGGATGTGGTCTCCTCGGCATTCGACAGCGCCGGCCAGCGCTGCTCGGCACTACGCGTGCTGTGCCTGCAGGACGACATTGCCGATCACACCCTGACCATGCTGCGCGGCGCCATGGCCGAGTGTCGTATGGGTAATCCGGAACGTCTGACCACCGATATTGGCCCGGTGATTGATGCCGAAGCCAAAGAAAACATCGAGAACCACATTCAGGCGATGCGCGCCAAAGGCCGTCCGGTCTTCCAGGCGGTGCGCGAGCATCAGGACGACGCCCGTGAATGGCAAAGCGGCACCTTCGTCAAACCGACCCTGATTGAGCTTGAGCGTTTTGATGAGCTGAAAAAAGAGGTGTTTGGTCCGGTGCTGCACGTGGTGCGTTACAACCGCAGCAACCTCCCTGCGCTGATTGAGCAAATCAACGCGGCGGGTTACGGGCTGACTCTGGGCGTTCATACCCGTATAGATGAAACCATCGCGCAGGTCACAGGCAGCGCCAGCGTCGGCAATATGTACGTCAACCGCAATATGGTCGGCGCAGTGGTGGGCGTTCAGCCGTTCGGCGGTGAAGGCCTGTCCGGCACCGGTCCTAAAGCGGGCGGTCCGCTCTATCTTTATCGCCTGCTGGCGAATCGCCCTGATAACGCCGTGGTTACGACATTCAACCGCAACAACAGCCTGCCGGCCGACAGCCAGTTGCGTGCCACGCTGCTGCAACCGCACGAGGCGCTGACGCAATGGGCGGCGAACCGCCCGGCGCTTAAGGCGCTGTGTGAAGCCTGGGCCGAACAGGCACAGACCGGGGTGCAGCGCGTCCTGCCGGGGCCAACCGGCGAGCGCAACACCTATACGCTACTGCCGCGTGAACGGGTGCTGTGCCTGGCGGATAACGAAGAGGACGCGCTGGTGCAGCTTGCCGCCGTCACCAGTAGCGCCAGCCGGGCGCTGTGGCCGGAAGATAAACTGCATCGCGAACTGGCGGCGAAACTGCCCGCGGCGGTGGCCCAGCGTATAGATTTCGCCGGCGCGGACTCGCTAATGAGCCAGCATTTCGATGCGGTGATCTATCACGGTGATTCCGACCAGCTACGCACGCTGTGTGAGAACGTGGCGGCCCGCGACGGTGCCATTGTGTCGGTGCAGGGCTTTGCGCGCGGCGAAACCAATCTGCTGCTGGAGCGGTTATGGATTGAACGTTCACTCAGCGTCAATACCGCCGCAGCCGGGGGGAACGCCAGCCTGATGACAATTGGCTGA